The Treponema sp. OMZ 790 genome includes the window TTTGAAGCGGCTGGAAAAGGAGGCGCCTATCCTATAGCCTTTAATGTTGCAAATGAAGAAGCCGTTGATGCTTTTATCAAAGGAAAAATAGGCTTTACGGATTTAGCCGATATTACGCAAGAAGTTTTAAATTCGGATTGGACTATGAAACCTTCTTCTTATGAAGAAGTTTATGACTATGAAAACAGAGCAAGAGCGATAGCTTTGGCAAGGATACTTGACAGAGCAAACGGCTTGCAATAAAAGTAAAACGGAATAATTTATGGTTAAGATTTTAATAGGTTTGATTATATTGAGTATCATGGTCTTTATCCATGAGCTTGGACATTTTATTGCCGCAAAGCTGTGCGGCGTTGTGGTCGAAACTTTTTCGATAGGCTGGGGACCTGTTCTTTTTAAAAAAAAGAGGGGAGATACCGAGTATAGAATTTCTGCAATTCCCATGGGCGGCTATTGCGGCATGAAGGGCGAAAAAGCCTTTCAGCAAGCTATCGAAGAAAATCTCTCTGCAATTCCTAAAAAGAAGGGCGAGCTTTACGGGGTGCATCCTTTTAAGCGGATTATAATTGCCTTTGCCGGCCCATTTGCAAACTATATAAGTGCAGTTCTTGCTCTTGCGATTGTAAGTGCCATAGGTTCAAGCTATTATACGAGCTCTAACAAGATAGCTCCCGTTTATTATTACAACGAAGCTGATGACTCTCCCGCCCGCGAGGCCGATTTAAAAATGGGGGATGTGATTTTAAGCATTAACGGCGAGAAAACCGAAACCTTTGCCGACATTGTGCGGCTCATAGTGCCTGAAGCAAAGGAAGAGGTTACCTTAAAAATAGAAAGAGATGGCCGAATCCTTACAAAAAAACTCAAGCCCAAGCTCGACCCAAAAACCGGTGCAGGCATAATAGGCTTTTATTCTTTTATTCCTCTTGAAATAGAAGGAGTAAAACCTTCTTCTGCGGCCGAACTTGCAGGGCTTAAAAAAGGCGATCTTATTGTATCTGTAAACGGAATTGAAGTTGCCAATACTGTAGACTTAAACCGTGCCCTGGAAAGAATATCTGAAAAAACTGCCGAATTAGCTGTGTTAAGAGACGGAAATAAAATCACAAAAATCGTAAACCTTATCCGAACCGAAAGAGGTGTAGATTTGGGGCTCAATATGAAAACTATCAAGGTTGAAATCCCCGGAACAGGCTTTTTTAAAAGCATAGTGAACGGTTTTGTTTTAACCCATAAGAGTTTTATATTAACGTTTAAAAGCTTAAGTCTCTTGTTTAAAGGCGTTGACTTGAGGCAGGCGGTCTCAGGGCCGGTACGCATTACCCACATGCTTGGCGATGTCGCCGCCCAAGGTTTTAAGGCCGGTTTTTTAATCGGGCTTTCAGATATCTTAAACTTTGTAAGCATAATTTCAATTTCTCTTTTTATAATGAATTTATTGCCGATTCCTATTTTGGACGGGGGCTTAATTCTTTTTGCCTTTATCGAATTTATTTTTAGAAGGCAAATTCATCCGAAAGTCCTGTACTATGTTCAATTTATAGGAATGGCATTTATAGGTATAGTTTTTATTTTTGCCCTTTGGGGAGACATAGGATATTTTTTAGGACGATAGCCTTTAGTGCTTTACAAGATTAGGCTTTCTATATTATAATCACAGCGGTTATGAATAAAAAGATTTGTTTTACGCTTACAATTTTTGCTTTGAGTTTTCTTTTGTTTTCTTGTTATGTAAAAAATAATGAGAATCTTGTTTCGGGTATTTTTGAGGGCGAAGCACAAGGTTTGATAGGGACTATGAGCGTAAGAGTTACGATAGAAAAAAATAGAATTAAAAATATAGATGTGCTTGAGTATGCCGATACTCCCGGCTACAGCGACACAGTTTTTGAGTACCTGCCTAAGAGGGTTATTCAAAAAGATTCTACGGATGTGGATCTTGTGGCCGGGGCTACCTTCACAAGTAAGGCTTTTTTAGAGGCGGTAAATGACGCCTTAAAAAAAGCCGGTATACATGCCGAAAAAGAATAGCCCCTATTAAATAATTTCCCTACTGCACTACAATGTTTACAAGCTTATCCGGCACGGTAATTATCTTTTTAATCTCCTTGCCTTCAATGTTGCGGATTGCACCCTCATTTGCGAGCGCAAGTTTTTCTAACTCCTCTTTCGAAGTTCCGGCTTCTGCTTCAAACTTACCGCGGAGCTTGCCGTTTACCTGTACTACAACCGTACATGTTTGGTCAACGCAGAATTTTTCGACAAACATCGGCCAGTGAGAATAGGCTATCGATTCGTCATTCCCCATCTTTTGCCAAAGTTCTTCAGCTAAGTGGGGAGCGTAAGGGTTTAAAAGTTTTACAAAATTATACCAAACATAGTGGGGTATCTTTTTGTGCTTTGAAACCTCGTTTATAAAAATCATCATCTGGCTTATGGCCGTATTAAAGTTAAGAGAGGCCGTATCCTCGGTTACCTTTCTAATCGTTTTATTTAAGAGAACTGTCAAGGCCTTAGTTTCAGGAGTCGAGGTATCGTTGACGGGAGTTTTGTAGATTTCCCTGTCAGACAGGTTCCAGATTTTTTCCAAAAATCTAAACACGCCCATTATACCGCTTGTGTTCCATGGTTTTGAAACCTCCAATGGGCCTAAGAACATTTCGTAGAGGCGCAAGGTGTCTGCTCCGTATTCCTTTATGATATCGTCGGGGTTGATAACGTTCTTTAAGCTCTTGGACATCTTGGCTATTACCTGCTCAAGTTTTTCGCCTGTTTCGATATCTTCAAATTCGGTTTCGGATATTTTTTTAACCTTATCGGCCGGAACAAGGCTTTTGTTTTTTCGCATGTAGGCAAAGGAGGTTATCATTCCCTGATTTACAAGCCGTGTAAAGGGTTCCTTTGTAGACACAAGGCCTAAGTCATATAAGACCTTGTGCCAAAACCTCGCATATAATAGGTGAAGAACTGCATGCTCCGTTCCTCCTACATAGAGATCAACCGGCATCCAATAATCGCACCTTGCCTTGTCGGCAAAAGCTTCGCTGTTATTGGGATCTGTGTATCGGAGGTAGTACCAGCAAGAGCCTGCCCACTGGGGCATTGTATTGGTTTCGCGTTTTGCTGCTTTCCCGCATTTGGGGCATTTTGTGTTTACCCAAGAATCGATTGCTGCCAAGGGGCTTTCTCCCGTTCCTGTGGGAGTGTAGCTCTCTACTTGCGGCAGAGTTAGGGGAAGATCATGCCCGTCTATTGGAACTATGCCGCAGCATGGGCAGTGTACCAAGGGTATGGGCTCTCCCCAATAGCGCTGTCGGCTGAAGATCCAGTCACGGAGCTTATAGTTTACGGCCCTTTTTGCAATACCGAGAGTTTCAAGATGCTCGGTTATCTTTGTCTTGGCTTCTTCGGTTTTTAATCCGTCAAATTTTTTTGAGTTGACGGAATAGCCGTCCTCGGTTGTACAAGTCTTGGGTTCTTCAGAGAAGTCTCTTTTTCCGCCTTCCCATTCTTCTACTCCGGCTACCACCTTGATTTTAGGCAAATTGAATTGAGTTGCAAATTCAAAGTCTCTTTCATCGTGGGCAGGAACAGCCATAATTGCTCCCGTTCCGTAAGAGATTAAAATATAGTCGGAAATCCAAACCGGGATTTTTTGCTCTGTTAATGGATTGATTGCATAGGCCCCCGTAAAAACGCCGGTCTTGTTTTTTGCAAGGTCGGTTCTTTCAAGGTCGCTTTTTTTTGCAGCCTCTTCTATATAATCGGCAACGGCTTTTGATTGCTCCTTTGTTGTTATGCTTTTTACAAGCTCGTGTTCCGGGGCCAATACCATGTAGGTGGCTCCGAAGATTGTGTCGGGGCGAGTTGTATAAACCTTTATCTTTTGCCCTGTTTCTTTTCCTTCCTTATCGATTAGAGCAAAATCTACCTCGGCTCCCGTACTCTTGCCTATCCAGTTCTTTTGCATGATTTTTATGGATTCAGGCCAGTCGAGTTCATCCAAGTCCTCTAAGAGGCGTTCGGCATATTCGGTTATCTTTAAAATCCACTGCCGCAAATTTTTGCGTTGGATTTGAGTCCCGCATCTTTCGCATTTACCGTCTTTTACTTCCTCATTGGCAAGGCCTGTTAAACATGAAGGGCACCAGTTGATGGGGGCTTCTTTTTCGTAGGCTAAGCCCTTTTTAAATAATTGGAGAAAGATCCACTGGGTCCATTTATAATAGGATTCTTCGCTTGTAGAAATTTCCCTGTCCCAATCATAGCTCAAACCTATGGACTTTATCTGGTTTCTAAAGGTTTCCATATTTTTTCGGGTGGTGATAAGGGGATGGACTCCGGTCTTGATTGCATAGTTTTCTGCAGGAAGACCGAAGGAGTCAAAGCCCATCGGATGGAGTACATTGTACCCGTTCATGCGTAAAAAACGGCTGTAAATGTCCGTTGCAGTGTATCCTTCAGGGTGTCCTACATGAAGGCCGTCTCCCGAAGGATAGGGGAACATATCTAAAATATAAAGCCTCTTATCCTTAGGATAATTTTTGTCCTCAATTGTTTTAAAAGTTTTGTTTTCTTCCCAATATTTTTGCCACTT containing:
- the rseP gene encoding RIP metalloprotease RseP — protein: MVKILIGLIILSIMVFIHELGHFIAAKLCGVVVETFSIGWGPVLFKKKRGDTEYRISAIPMGGYCGMKGEKAFQQAIEENLSAIPKKKGELYGVHPFKRIIIAFAGPFANYISAVLALAIVSAIGSSYYTSSNKIAPVYYYNEADDSPAREADLKMGDVILSINGEKTETFADIVRLIVPEAKEEVTLKIERDGRILTKKLKPKLDPKTGAGIIGFYSFIPLEIEGVKPSSAAELAGLKKGDLIVSVNGIEVANTVDLNRALERISEKTAELAVLRDGNKITKIVNLIRTERGVDLGLNMKTIKVEIPGTGFFKSIVNGFVLTHKSFILTFKSLSLLFKGVDLRQAVSGPVRITHMLGDVAAQGFKAGFLIGLSDILNFVSIISISLFIMNLLPIPILDGGLILFAFIEFIFRRQIHPKVLYYVQFIGMAFIGIVFIFALWGDIGYFLGR
- a CDS encoding FMN-binding protein, which translates into the protein MNKKICFTLTIFALSFLLFSCYVKNNENLVSGIFEGEAQGLIGTMSVRVTIEKNRIKNIDVLEYADTPGYSDTVFEYLPKRVIQKDSTDVDLVAGATFTSKAFLEAVNDALKKAGIHAEKE
- the leuS gene encoding leucine--tRNA ligase, with translation MAYPFSTIESKWQKYWEENKTFKTIEDKNYPKDKRLYILDMFPYPSGDGLHVGHPEGYTATDIYSRFLRMNGYNVLHPMGFDSFGLPAENYAIKTGVHPLITTRKNMETFRNQIKSIGLSYDWDREISTSEESYYKWTQWIFLQLFKKGLAYEKEAPINWCPSCLTGLANEEVKDGKCERCGTQIQRKNLRQWILKITEYAERLLEDLDELDWPESIKIMQKNWIGKSTGAEVDFALIDKEGKETGQKIKVYTTRPDTIFGATYMVLAPEHELVKSITTKEQSKAVADYIEEAAKKSDLERTDLAKNKTGVFTGAYAINPLTEQKIPVWISDYILISYGTGAIMAVPAHDERDFEFATQFNLPKIKVVAGVEEWEGGKRDFSEEPKTCTTEDGYSVNSKKFDGLKTEEAKTKITEHLETLGIAKRAVNYKLRDWIFSRQRYWGEPIPLVHCPCCGIVPIDGHDLPLTLPQVESYTPTGTGESPLAAIDSWVNTKCPKCGKAAKRETNTMPQWAGSCWYYLRYTDPNNSEAFADKARCDYWMPVDLYVGGTEHAVLHLLYARFWHKVLYDLGLVSTKEPFTRLVNQGMITSFAYMRKNKSLVPADKVKKISETEFEDIETGEKLEQVIAKMSKSLKNVINPDDIIKEYGADTLRLYEMFLGPLEVSKPWNTSGIMGVFRFLEKIWNLSDREIYKTPVNDTSTPETKALTVLLNKTIRKVTEDTASLNFNTAISQMMIFINEVSKHKKIPHYVWYNFVKLLNPYAPHLAEELWQKMGNDESIAYSHWPMFVEKFCVDQTCTVVVQVNGKLRGKFEAEAGTSKEELEKLALANEGAIRNIEGKEIKKIITVPDKLVNIVVQ